The Lysobacter luteus genome contains the following window.
GGCGAGGGTGGCGATGACCTGTATCGCGTGGCGGTGCATGCCGACGGCTTCGGCGAACCGGTGAACTTGGGTCCCGGCGTCAATACGGCTGGAAACGAACGGACGCCGACGCCGGCCTCAGACGGCCGCCGACTGATGTTCGCCAGTGACGGTCACGGCGGCGCAGGTGGCTTGGACCTGTTTGTCGCCCGCCTCGACCGGGCGTCGTTCACCGGTCCACGGCCCGTGCCGGGAATCAACACCCGCGCCGACGAGAGCGACGCGGCGTGGCTGGGCGGTACGCGCGCAATCGTGTTCGCCCGCGCCGATACCAAGGGCGATGCCGCTGTGCGCCTGCAACTGGCCCGGTGCGACGGCACCCGCTACGCCGATGCAACCCCGCTGGCGTTGTCGTTCAACACCGCCGGCGGCACCACCTTCGGCCCGGCGATCGACTGGAACAAGCCGGGCGAGCTGCTGGTCACCGGCGTGGCGAAAGCACCGCGCGCCGGCGGCCTCGACATCTACCGGATGAAGGCGCCGGCGGCGGACGGCAAGGACGGCTGCGTCGACTGACAATGCGCCGGGGCCGGCGTCAGGCGTCGCGCATCCAGCGCGCCGCATCCAGCGCGTAATACGTCAGCACGCCATCGGCGCCGGCGCGCTTCATGGCGACCAGCGCCTCCAGCGCGCAGGCCCGCTCGTCGAGCCAGCCATTCTGCGCGGCGGCCTTCAGCATCGCGTACTCGCCGCTGACCTGGTAGACGAAGGTCGGCACCCCGAACGTGTCCTTCACCCGGCGGACGATGTCGAGGTAGGGCATGCCCGGCTTGACCATCACCATGTCGGCGCCCTCGTCGAGGTCCAGCGCGACTTCGTTGATGGCTTCGTCCGAGTTGGCCGGGTCCATCTGGTAGGTCTTCTTGTCGGCCTTGCCGAGCGCGGTGGCCGAGCCGACAGCGTCGCGGAACGGGCCGTAGAACGCGCTCGCGTACTTCGCGCTGTAGGCGAGGATGCGGGTGTGGACGTGGCCTTCGCTTTCCAGCTCGCCGCGGATGGCGCCGATCCGCCCGTCCATCATGTCGCTGGGCGCCACCACGTCGGCGCCGGCGCGCGCGTGGCTCAGCGCCTGCTTCACCAGCGCCTCGACGGTGCCGTCGTTGATGACGTAGCCCTGCTCGTTCAGCAGGCCGTCCTGGCCGTGGCTGGTGTACGGGTCGAGTGCGACGTCGGTGATCACGCCGAGCTGCGGAAAGCGCTGCTTGAGCGCCCTGACGGCACGCTGGCACAGGCCGTCGTCGTCCCACGCCGCGGCGGCATCGAGTGACTTGGCCGCAGGCGCCGTCACCGGGAACAGCGCGATCGCCGGTACGCGCAATTCGCTGGCCTGCTCGGCGACCCGCAGGAGCTCGTCGATCGACAGACGCTCGACCCCGGGCATCGACGGGACCGGCGCGCGGCCGGCCGGCTCATGCACGAAAACCGGGTAGATCAGGTCGTCGATGGTCAGGACGTTCTCACGCATGAGGCGGCGCGAGAAGTCGTCGCGGCGCATCCGCCGCGGGCGCGTGTAGGGGTGGCTGCTCATGGGGCGCGATTCTACGCCCGTGCGGTTGGCGCGGGCCGCGCCCGGCGAGCGCCGGCGTCGGTCAGATGATGCCGCCGCCCAGGCTGAGCCGGACGATGCCGACGATGATCACGATGCCGTTCAGCACCAGGCCGGCCTTGGCGCGGCCGCGCTTCTCGGGGCTGGTCAGGCCGATGCCGATGGCGGCGATGACCGCACCGATCGCGGCGAACGGGATCAGGAACCAGTTGCCCCAGCCGAGCAGCGGGATCAGCGCGATCACCATCCAGACCATCGCGACCACGCCCCAGATCAGGCTGATCAGTCCCATTGCTCGTCTCCCGGTGCCATTCTGCGTTGCGACCATGGTGCCCGCGGGACCGCGGCGGCGCACGGCTCAAAGGTCATGGACGCCGTCGATCTCGATCCGCAGCTCGGGCCGGCAGATCGCCGCGTGCAGCACGATCCGCGGTACCGCCGGGTCCAGGCGGGTGTCCAGCAGGGCCGCGACGGTGTCGAGCTCGGCCGCGTCGCGCACGTAGACCTTGAGCCGCGAACCCGCGCCGAACTTGATCGGCAGCGACGGGCGGCGGGCGTGGGCGGTCGCCAGCAGGCTGTCGAAGTTGGCCAGGGTCTCGTCAAGCTGGGTTTCGACCGAGTCGGCGTGGCGCGACTCGTGGCCGACGATCGCGGCGGTGCCCGACAGCAACAGTGGCATGGCCGCACCCGCCGGCGGCAGGAGCGCGCGGGCGAAGCTCGGCGGTTGCGGACCGTACTGGCGCGGGTAGCGATAGGCACTGATCTGGCGCGGGTTTTCAAGCGGCACGCCAGGCCGGGTGCAGGCGAGCCAGTACACCTGCAGGCGACGATGGCCATCGACCCGGCCAATGGCGGTGGCGGCGGGCAAACGGGTCGATTCGAAACCGCCCAGCCCCGATGCACGTCCGACGCAGAAGCGCCGGTAACGTTCTTCATCACCGCTGCCGGTGGTGATGCCGTCGAGGTAGTTCCAGATCCGCAACAGGTGCGGAAAGCCCCGTGCATCGATGAACCCGAGCATGCGTCGGTAGGCCTCGTCGGCGGCGGTACCGATGTCGTCGTCGCCGGGCTCATCGATCTCGATCGCGCCGAACTGGAGCACGCCGTCGCTGGCCCAGGCGACGCCGTCCGCGCGGCCATGGGTGACGGCACCGCCCGCGCGCCAGACCTCCAGCGGCGCCGTGCCATGCGGCTCGAGCGCGACCCGCAGGTAGCGTGGATCGTCGCTGCGCGGGGCGTTCTCGCCGAAACCGAATACCGCCAGCACGTCCGGCTCGCGCAGCAGCGCCGCCAGGTCGGCGTCGAGGTAGTCGACCGCCAACCGCGGCATGCCGTCCGCGGGGTCCACCGTCGCGGCGCTCAACGCGCGGGCTCCGTGTCGTGGTGACCGAAGTCCGGCAGGGGCTGCGAGACGGCGGGGGACGCGGTGGCAGCGTCGCGCATGTCGTCGGCCTGCACCGTATCCCCACCGAACAGGACCGACGGCTGGCGACGACGCTCGCGCCAGGCACGCAGTGCCATCGGGGCCATCCGGATCGCGCCCACCGCGTAGAGGAGGCGGAACAGCCGCAACCGCCAGCGCACGGCCGGCGCGTCGAACACGTCGCCGGCGAGCATCGAGATCACCGCCTGCTCGACCTTGAGCACGTTGCGCGGGCGCGAGAACATCGCCTTCATGGTCGGCGAGGTGAACCGGTAGATGAACCACTTGAACTCATCAAGGCCGCGCGTGAGCTTCTTCTCCAGCGCCGTCATGACCTCCGCCTCGCGCGCGGGCTCGCGCAGCACCGCATCGACCGCGTCGGCACCCAGCTCGGCGCCGTTCATCGCCAGGAACACGCCCGACGAGAACATCGGGTCGACGAACGTCCACGCGTCGCCCAGCAGCATCCAGCCCGGCCCGCTCATGCGGCTGCAGTCGTAGGCGTAGTTGCCGGTGGCATGCACCGGCGCCACCCGCACGGCGTCGCGCATGCGCACCGCGGCGGCAGGAACGGATTCGAGGGTGCGCTGCAGGAATGCCTCGCTGTCGCCGCGGCGCTGCTTGAGGTACTCGGGCGTGCACACCGCGCCGACGCTGGTGACGCCGCCGCGCAGCGGGATCATCCAGAGCCAGCCGTGCTCGTGCCGGATGATGCTGACGTTGCCGGCATCCTCGCCGGGCCGGCGCTCGACACCGGTGTAGTGGCTGAACAGTGCCGCCGATGCATGCCGGGGGTTGCGGCGCTTCAGGCCGAGCCTGGCCCCGAGGAACGCGTCGCGGCCGCTGGCGTCGACGAGATAGCGCGGCTGGAACCGCAGCGGGCCATCGTCGCCGCGCGCATGTACCAGCGTCGCGCCTCCATCCAGCTCGACCCGATCGACCCGGACGCCGTCGCGTGCGTCCACGCCCTGCGCGCGCGCGTGGTCGAACAGCAGCTGGTCGAACTCCGCACGCTTGACGTGGAAGGCAAAGCCGGGGCTGTCACCGAGCGCGCGCTTGAACGGGAAGCGGTTGTAGCTGCCGTCGTCGACCGGGAAGTCGGCGCCGAGCTTGAGCACGCCGATCCCGCGGACCTGATCAAGCACCCCGAGCCGCTCGAGGATCGGCATGTTCATCGGCAGCAACGACTCGCCGATATGGAACCGGGGGTGCCGCTCCTTCTCCAGCATCGTCACCTGCCAGCCCTTGCGCGCCAGCAGCGTGGCGATGGTCGAGCCGGCCGGGCCGCCACCGATGACGAGGACGTCGGGGCGGGCGATGGCCCCGGGGGTGGCGGATGCGGTGGGCGCGGCGGTGCTGGCGGGATCGGACACGGTCATGGGCGGCATGATACTTGGCGGCCCACCGGCGGTTGGATCGGCTCTTGGTTGCGCGGCGCCCTCCGATCGCGGATCGTTGCCGGCAATCGTCGTCCACTGGAATTACCCGATGTCCGTACAGAGCCCCGCCGAGCACGAACTGGCGCAACTGCTGGTCGAAAGCCTCAACCTCGAGGGCGTGGCGCCCGACAGCATCGACCCGGAGGCGCCGCTGTTCGGCGACGGGCTGGGGCTGGATTCGATCGACGCGCTCGAGCTGGCGCTGGCGATCAGCAAGAAGTACGGCTTCCAGCTGCGTTCGGACAGCGACGAGAACCGTCGCATCTTCTCCTCGCTGCGCGCGCTTTCGGCGCATATCGACCAGAACCGGGCGGCCTGACCCGGCCCCGGCGCCGCCGGTGAACCGCCTCGCCGCGCTGCGGCTGCTGCTCGCGATTGCGTATCCACTGCTGGCCCACGGTGCCAGCGTCGAAGGCAGCGGCATGCTCGCACTCGTGGCACTGGCCGACCTGGCGGTGATCGTCCTGCTCGATCCACTGGCGCGCCTGCGCGGCTGGGCCTGGGCGACGCTGGCCGTGGTGGTCGCCGGCCTGTGGGCGCTCCGCGGCAGCG
Protein-coding sequences here:
- a CDS encoding phosphopantetheine-binding protein; this encodes MSVQSPAEHELAQLLVESLNLEGVAPDSIDPEAPLFGDGLGLDSIDALELALAISKKYGFQLRSDSDENRRIFSSLRALSAHIDQNRAA
- the hemB gene encoding porphobilinogen synthase, producing MSSHPYTRPRRMRRDDFSRRLMRENVLTIDDLIYPVFVHEPAGRAPVPSMPGVERLSIDELLRVAEQASELRVPAIALFPVTAPAAKSLDAAAAWDDDGLCQRAVRALKQRFPQLGVITDVALDPYTSHGQDGLLNEQGYVINDGTVEALVKQALSHARAGADVVAPSDMMDGRIGAIRGELESEGHVHTRILAYSAKYASAFYGPFRDAVGSATALGKADKKTYQMDPANSDEAINEVALDLDEGADMVMVKPGMPYLDIVRRVKDTFGVPTFVYQVSGEYAMLKAAAQNGWLDERACALEALVAMKRAGADGVLTYYALDAARWMRDA
- a CDS encoding chorismate transformation enzyme, FkbO/Hyg5 family — translated: MSAATVDPADGMPRLAVDYLDADLAALLREPDVLAVFGFGENAPRSDDPRYLRVALEPHGTAPLEVWRAGGAVTHGRADGVAWASDGVLQFGAIEIDEPGDDDIGTAADEAYRRMLGFIDARGFPHLLRIWNYLDGITTGSGDEERYRRFCVGRASGLGGFESTRLPAATAIGRVDGHRRLQVYWLACTRPGVPLENPRQISAYRYPRQYGPQPPSFARALLPPAGAAMPLLLSGTAAIVGHESRHADSVETQLDETLANFDSLLATAHARRPSLPIKFGAGSRLKVYVRDAAELDTVAALLDTRLDPAVPRIVLHAAICRPELRIEIDGVHDL
- a CDS encoding TolB family protein, encoding MAGIAGRAGAWLAEYGIEGMHVVSSKADEMRATIGPDGKRIVWGSRGREGEAGGRDLWQASLVDGRWQDPRPLALNAASDEFDPMFSADGQWLYFVSDRDGGEGGDDLYRVAVHADGFGEPVNLGPGVNTAGNERTPTPASDGRRLMFASDGHGGAGGLDLFVARLDRASFTGPRPVPGINTRADESDAAWLGGTRAIVFARADTKGDAAVRLQLARCDGTRYADATPLALSFNTAGGTTFGPAIDWNKPGELLVTGVAKAPRAGGLDIYRMKAPAADGKDGCVD